From one Chanodichthys erythropterus isolate Z2021 chromosome 3, ASM2448905v1, whole genome shotgun sequence genomic stretch:
- the mrtfaa gene encoding myocardin-related transcription factor A isoform X3, with the protein MATVGEESSPSVTAPAVAGSASSPQSEAVTNELQELSLQPAPNLLPIHERKNVLQLKLQQRRTREELVSQGIMPPLKSSASFHEQRRSLERARTEDYLKRKIRSRPERSELIRMHILEETSAEPSLQARQLLLKRARLADDLNDKISQRPGPMELIHKNILPVDSSLKQVIIETEFPKVDAENSSFDEESSDAFSPEQLLCQDSPLGHTHIPSPPEIPANETTPKQVPPPPPPPPPLPNAAGLAPQQKLANGTTGHKQAPALQKGGKVSSERPAQRSKKVRDNKPKVKKLKYHQYVPPDQKAEREPPPLLDSSYAKLLYQQQLFLQLQIINQQQQNYNYHTILPAPPKPPADQQLASANGPSPSRNDTQPQSSSTNLTGQNQQTTANGGGINIGPLPPNLEELKVAELKQELKLRGLTVSGTKNDLIERLKNFQEQHGGTTAPTSSKTSTHSTAAPVAGGDSSLYQLTDRSMVVASFPFVATAERGGAQKTAPQIMQFGSTGSSPPVSPAHSERSSAGLSPDETSCNGDAFGEMVTSPLTQLSLQPSSPLPTAICIKEEPGSRTSPSSCCLVSQSAVPPIDKDQMLQEKDRRIQELTRMLLQKQQLVETLRSQLEGKRVGVPIRVKEELPGVTMEAVRATIKEEVIEVMEESEMVTEPQVFPQAEQMQQQQQQRMLVAAELEQERQQQQLVMQQNQRNLQQQAHQRKRKTQKQQHNQQKQQLPQALTNQQSNPVASFPVDGHNSNSTPTIVTDCNGNQFLLTLSNQNTDTPARGRRPQGKVTNQIKLQRLQSTSATLPNQSVTELPNNNIQSEQPIQTVILKQPIKKALKPDLNMTSNYRTSSSTSISAPANLQQFFSSVDSMNDTESVPSSPNNNHENGCHQQVDDLFDILIQRGEISENFKASPDPVLERLRPNTPLFSNSSPLNLSPPSDMPVKTSILDPQPPSIKAHSNCDTGGGRLEDFLESTTGKPLLGVEPGGPTTLIVDLHNQMLSTPSILDHPRSPMDTCDMSFSNHSVSDLVDSVPDPMDWLELGMGGTGGEEPGMVPMNGHDSSSLFSADFLDTSDLNWSSL; encoded by the exons CACTGAAAAGTTCTGCGTCTTTTCATGAGCAGAGACGAAGTTTAGAACGAGCTAGG ACTGAGGACTACCTGAAGAGAAAGATCCGCAGTCGCCCAGAGAGGTCAGAGCTGATCAGGATGCACATTCTTGAAG AGACGTCAGCGGAGCCATCTCTTCAGGCCAGGCAGCTTCTGCTGAAACGAGCTCGTCTAGCTGACGACCTGAACGATAAAATCTCCCAGCGGCCTGGTCCGATGGAGCTCATTCACAAAAATATCCTTCCAGTTGACAGCAGCCTCAAACAAGTCATCATAG AGACGGAGTTTCCAAAAGTAGACGCAGAGAACTCTTCGTTTGATGAGGAAAGCAGTGATGCGTTCTCACCGGAGCAGCTACTCTGTCAGGACTCTCCCCTTGGCCACACCCACATACCTTCTCCACCTGAGATACCAGCCAATGAAACAACACCAAAACAG GTCCCAccccctccccctcctcctcctcctctgccAAATGCAGCTGGCCTCGCCCCTCAGCAGAAACTAGCCAATGGAACAACAGGCCACAAGCAAGCTCCTGCACTACAAAAG GGTGGTAAAGTGAGTAGTGAGCGACCTGCTCAGCGATCTAAGAAGGTGAGAGACAATAAACCAAAAGTAAAGAAGCTGAAATATCACCAGTATGTTCCTCCGGACCAGAAAGCCGAGCGTGAGCCTCCTCCTCTGCTCGACTCCTCCTACGCCAAACTCCTCTATCAGCAGCAGCTCTTCCTCCAGCTTCAGATCATAAACCAACAGCAACAAAACTACAACTACCACACCATCTTACCTGCTCCTCCCAA GCCTCCTGCTGATCAGCAGCTTGCCTCAGCCAATGGCCCATCACCATCCAGGAATGACACGCAACCTCAATCATCATCTACTAATCTGACTGGTCAAAATCAACAGACCACTGCAAATGGAGGAGGGATTAATATAGGGCCTCTGCCTCCCAACCTGGAGGAGCTAAAG GTGGCAGAGCTGAAGCAGGAGTTAAAACTGCGTGGCTTAACCGTCTCGGGCACCAAAAATGACCTTATTGAACGGCTGAAGAATTTTCAGGAGCAGCATGGTGGCACCACTGCACCAACATCTTCTAAAACCAGCACACACTCAACAGCTGCCCCTGTAGCAGGAGGAGACTCTTCTCTCTACCAGTTAACAGACAGGAGCATGGTGGTCGCTTCCTTCCCATTTGTTGCAACTGCTGAAAGGGGTGGAGCTCAGAAGACGGCACCACAGATAATGCAGTTTGGCAGCACTGGCTCCTCCCCTCCGGTTTCCCCCGCCCACTCAGAGCGCTCATCAGCTGGATTGAGCCCAGATGAAACAAGCTGTAATGGGGATGCTTTTGGGGAAATG GTGACCTCTCCTCTTACCCAGCTGTCCTTGCAGCCTTCTTCCCCTCTCCCCACAGCAATCTGCATTAAAGAGGAGCCTGGCAGCCGGACATCTCCTTCCTCCTGCTGCCTGGTATCCCAGTCTGCTGTGCCCCCTATAGACAAAGACCAGATGCTGCAGGAGAAAGACCGGCGCATTCAGGAACTCACACGCATGCTGCTGCAGAAGCAGCAGCTGGTCGAAACGCTGCGCTCACAGCTGGAGGGCAAACGGGTGGGCGTGCCCATCCGAGTCAAAGAGGAACTTCCTGGTGTCACTATGGAGGCGGTCAGGGCGACCATAAAGGAAGAGGTCATAGAGGTGATGGAGGAGAGTGAGATGGTAACGGAGCCACAGGTGTTCCCACAGGCAGAGCagatgcagcagcagcagcagcaaaggATGCTGGTAGCAGCAGAGCTGGAGCAGGaacggcagcagcagcagcttgTGATGCAACAGAATCAACGTAACCTGCAGCAACAAGCACatcagaggaagaggaaaacacaaaaacaacagcaCAACCAACAAAAACAA CAGTTGCCTCAAGCACTTACCAACCAGCAGTCAAATCCAGTTGCTTCATTCCCAGTGGACGGACATAACTCAAACTCCACCCCTACGATAGTGACCGACTGCAATGGCAACCAGTTCCTGCTAACACTGTCAAATCAAAACACAGACACACCAGCCAGAGGCCGCCGCCCCCAGGGCAAAgtaaccaatcagatcaaaCTACAG AGACTACAATCTACATCCGCAACATTACCCAACCAATCAGTGACTGAACTGCCTAACAATAACATCCAATCTGAACAGCCCATACAAACTGTCATCTTGAAACAGCCAATCAAAAAG GCACTAAAGCCAGACCTGAACATGACGAGCAATTACAGAACATCAAGCTCTACATCCATCTCAGCACCAGCCAATCTCCAGCAGTTCTTCTCTTCAGTGGATTCCATGAATGACACAGAGTCCGTCCCCTCATCTCCCAACAACAACCAT GAAAATGGCTGCCATCAGCAAGTTGACGACCTGTTTGACATCCTAATTCAGCGTGGAG AAATCTCAGAGAATTTCAAAGCCAGCCCTGATCCTGTTCTTGAAAGGCTTCGGCCAAACACGCCCCTTTTCTCAAACTCCTCCCCTCTCAATCTTTCCCCTCCCTCTGATATGCCCGTCAAAACATCGATTTTAGACCCTCAACCTCCTTCCATTAAGGCTCACAGCAATTGTGACACAGGAGGTGGGCGTCTTGAAGACTTCTTGGAAAGCACTACTGGCAAACCATTGCTGGGAGTGGAGCCAGGGGGACCGACAACGCTAATCGTCGACCTCCACAACCAAATGCTCAGCACACCGAGTATCCTAGACCACCCACGTTCCCCGATGGATACTTGTGACATGAGTTTTTCCAATCACTCAGTTTCAGATTTGGTAGACTCCGTCCCTGATCCTATGGATTGGCTGGAGCTCGGAATGGGCGGGACCGGAGGGGAGGAGCCAGGGATGGTACCTATGAATGGACATGACTCCTCTAGCTTATTTTCTGCCGACTTTCTGGACACTTCTGATCTGAATTGGTCCAGTTTATAG